In Halococcus agarilyticus, one genomic interval encodes:
- a CDS encoding carbohydrate ABC transporter permease: MSVIDRSRFDWKSLQSVGEKLGFYGSVAALCLVSFFPIVWIFLTSIKPASQIVQFPVQYLPTEVTLANYQTAINEAPFFRYLVNSAIVAGGTAIVAVLLGALAGYALSRLEFDYKVPVLLIILFSAMLPFFSRLIPLFQLARQTGLLNDYLGLILPYSAFQLPFAVWIFQAYFKELPDSLEEAGLMDGLSRIGVLFRIILPVSAPAMATAAIIVFIYAWNEFLFALTFMTQDSMRTITVGIALYQGEYTFPWATISAAVFLSIVPLILFMVLFQRKIVEGLTASVGKS; this comes from the coding sequence ATGAGCGTTATCGATCGCTCTCGGTTCGACTGGAAGTCGCTTCAGTCGGTCGGCGAGAAGCTCGGCTTCTACGGCTCGGTCGCCGCGCTGTGTCTCGTCTCGTTTTTCCCCATCGTCTGGATCTTCCTCACCTCGATCAAGCCGGCGAGCCAGATCGTCCAGTTCCCCGTGCAGTACCTCCCGACGGAGGTGACCCTCGCGAACTACCAGACGGCGATCAACGAGGCCCCGTTCTTCCGGTATCTCGTGAACAGCGCCATCGTCGCCGGCGGGACCGCCATCGTCGCCGTGCTGTTGGGCGCGCTCGCGGGCTACGCACTCTCGCGACTCGAGTTCGATTACAAGGTGCCGGTCCTCCTGATCATCCTCTTCTCGGCGATGTTGCCCTTCTTCTCCCGGCTCATCCCGCTGTTCCAGCTCGCTCGCCAGACCGGGCTGTTGAACGACTACCTCGGCCTCATCCTCCCGTACTCGGCGTTCCAGCTCCCGTTCGCGGTCTGGATCTTCCAGGCGTACTTCAAGGAGCTGCCCGACTCGCTGGAGGAGGCGGGGCTGATGGACGGGCTGTCGCGCATCGGCGTGCTGTTCCGGATCATCCTCCCGGTCTCGGCACCCGCGATGGCGACCGCCGCGATCATCGTGTTCATCTACGCGTGGAACGAGTTCCTGTTCGCGCTGACGTTCATGACCCAGGACAGCATGCGGACCATCACCGTCGGGATCGCCCTCTATCAGGGCGAGTACACGTTCCCGTGGGCGACGATCTCCGCAGCGGTGTTCCTCTCGATCGTCCCGCTGATCCTGTTCATGGTGCTGTTCCAGCGAAAGATCGTCGAGGGGCTCACCGCCAGCGTCGGGAAGTCCTGA
- a CDS encoding Ldh family oxidoreductase, which produces MEIERTRATETAAAAFEAHGIGEADARLTAGVLVSADARGKHSHGLLRLPRFVRGIEAGNVDPDGEIEVTADGGAAATLDGGSRLGPVVASEATVAAMERADEHGVGCVGVHDANHLGMLGYYTDELRRAGYVGIGLTNTEPAMPPHGGSEAILGTNPIAIGLPTDPPFNLDMSTAAIARGTVERRRAAGEALPEGVALDADGEPTTDPAAALDGTILPFGGAKGSGLAIAVEVLAGGLVGAAMGREVTGTYHTEEPCTKGDLFVAIDPAAMGVPDFDDRASAFLDRLRSSGIATGAEGVRVPGERSVARDRSASTVEIDADLWERVQSLSGDR; this is translated from the coding sequence ATGGAGATCGAGCGGACACGCGCGACCGAGACCGCGGCCGCGGCGTTCGAGGCCCACGGCATCGGCGAGGCCGACGCACGTCTGACCGCCGGCGTCCTCGTGAGCGCGGACGCGCGCGGCAAGCACTCGCACGGACTCCTTCGGCTCCCGCGGTTCGTCCGCGGGATCGAGGCCGGCAACGTCGATCCCGACGGCGAGATCGAGGTGACCGCGGACGGCGGCGCGGCCGCGACCCTCGACGGCGGATCGCGGCTCGGCCCGGTCGTCGCCAGCGAGGCCACCGTCGCCGCGATGGAGCGGGCCGACGAGCACGGCGTCGGCTGCGTCGGCGTCCACGATGCGAACCACCTCGGGATGCTCGGGTACTACACCGACGAGCTTCGGCGCGCGGGCTACGTCGGCATCGGACTGACGAACACCGAGCCCGCGATGCCGCCCCACGGCGGGAGCGAAGCGATCCTCGGGACGAACCCGATCGCCATCGGGCTCCCGACCGACCCGCCGTTCAACCTCGACATGTCGACCGCGGCGATCGCGCGCGGCACCGTCGAGCGCCGTCGAGCGGCGGGCGAGGCGCTCCCCGAGGGTGTCGCGCTCGACGCGGACGGCGAGCCGACGACCGATCCGGCGGCCGCCCTCGACGGAACGATCCTGCCGTTCGGTGGCGCGAAGGGGTCCGGACTGGCGATCGCGGTCGAGGTGCTCGCCGGCGGGCTCGTGGGCGCTGCGATGGGGAGGGAGGTGACCGGCACCTACCACACCGAGGAGCCCTGCACGAAGGGCGACCTGTTCGTGGCGATCGATCCCGCAGCGATGGGCGTTCCCGATTTCGACGACCGGGCGAGCGCCTTTCTCGATCGCCTCCGGTCGTCGGGGATCGCCACCGGAGCCGAGGGGGTTCGAGTGCCCGGCGAACGATCGGTGGCTCGTGATCGCTCGGCGTCGACCGTCGAGATCGACGCCGACCTCTGGGAGCGGGTGCAGTCACTGTCGGGCGATCGCTGA
- a CDS encoding UxaA family hydrolase yields MTDAEFLGYERPDGSVGIRNHVVVVSTAPYANDTVERTAEIVENTVPITHPLGRCQTKPDVFQTYRTLLGYATHPNVYGAVVVAHAGEIVDGDELAADVAETGRPSASINVHAEEGVMNALDAAVDATREMVQDASTMRREPHDLSHLTFGINCATSDTTSGLCQHKATAGAVWRLIDDHGGRGCFAETPEFFGGEEELAERAVNDEVREEILERVQHWEDRLQATGYDVRGAQPTPDNMDGGLTTIEEKSLGALVKSGDGPIQDVVDYGAKIPDGSGMYIMDTPGHGAESVTGIGAGGAQFMVISTGQGHTLSNAVMPTLKVTGNPGSAERVPEQTDVDVSEALVGDRSFEWATDELWAEIEAVVNGKLTGSEAMGESQFAIHRIGPST; encoded by the coding sequence GTGACCGACGCGGAGTTCCTGGGTTACGAGCGGCCCGACGGGAGCGTCGGCATCAGGAATCACGTGGTGGTCGTCTCGACCGCCCCCTACGCCAACGACACCGTCGAGCGCACGGCGGAGATCGTCGAAAACACCGTGCCGATCACCCACCCGCTGGGGCGGTGTCAGACCAAACCCGACGTGTTCCAGACCTACCGCACCCTCCTCGGCTACGCGACCCATCCGAACGTCTACGGCGCGGTGGTCGTGGCTCACGCCGGCGAGATCGTCGACGGCGACGAGCTCGCGGCCGACGTGGCCGAGACGGGTCGCCCGAGCGCGTCGATCAACGTCCACGCCGAAGAGGGTGTGATGAACGCCCTCGATGCCGCAGTCGACGCCACACGGGAGATGGTCCAGGACGCGAGCACCATGCGGCGCGAACCACACGACCTCTCGCATCTCACGTTCGGCATCAACTGCGCCACCTCGGACACCACCTCGGGGCTCTGCCAGCACAAGGCGACCGCCGGGGCGGTCTGGCGGCTGATCGACGACCACGGCGGCCGAGGATGCTTCGCGGAAACGCCGGAGTTCTTCGGCGGCGAGGAAGAACTCGCGGAGCGCGCCGTCAACGACGAGGTCAGAGAGGAGATCTTAGAACGGGTGCAACACTGGGAGGACCGACTCCAGGCGACGGGCTACGACGTGCGCGGGGCCCAGCCGACCCCCGACAACATGGACGGCGGCCTGACGACGATCGAGGAGAAGTCGCTGGGGGCGCTGGTGAAATCCGGCGACGGTCCCATCCAGGACGTCGTGGACTACGGCGCGAAGATCCCCGACGGATCGGGGATGTACATCATGGACACGCCGGGCCACGGTGCGGAGTCGGTCACGGGGATCGGCGCGGGCGGTGCGCAGTTCATGGTGATCTCGACGGGGCAGGGCCACACGCTCTCGAACGCCGTGATGCCGACGCTGAAGGTGACGGGCAACCCGGGGAGCGCCGAGCGGGTGCCGGAACAGACCGACGTGGACGTGAGCGAAGCGCTCGTCGGCGACCGGAGCTTCGAGTGGGCGACCGACGAGCTCTGGGCCGAGATCGAGGCGGTGGTGAACGGGAAGCTGACGGGGTCGGAGGCGATGGGCGAGAGCCAGTTCGCCATCCACCGCATCGGCCCCTCCACCTGA
- a CDS encoding UxaA family hydrolase: MADNYIQVVDPTDNVATAIRDVEAGETVVVAVGDEERRIDVTEDVRFGHKLAIRDLSTGETVRKYGTSIGDASEDIAAGEYVHVHNVESNYGRGDLAADTATAGGE; the protein is encoded by the coding sequence ATGGCGGACAACTACATACAGGTCGTCGATCCGACGGACAACGTCGCGACCGCGATCCGGGACGTCGAGGCGGGCGAGACCGTCGTCGTCGCGGTCGGCGACGAGGAACGGCGCATCGACGTCACCGAGGACGTACGGTTCGGCCACAAGCTCGCGATTCGGGACCTCTCGACCGGCGAGACCGTCCGGAAGTACGGCACGAGCATCGGCGACGCCAGCGAGGACATCGCGGCCGGCGAGTACGTCCACGTCCACAACGTCGAGTCGAACTACGGTCGGGGGGATCTCGCGGCCGACACCGCGACCGCGGGGGGTGAGTGA
- a CDS encoding C-terminal binding protein, which yields MSEHTVVVTDHDFADLSIERAGLDDLADVVELPGGVGEARDTHDRLATADAVVTLRYELDETAVAAMEDCRVIARYGIGVDSVAVEAAADRGIPVTNVPDYCREEVATHTLALILALARRLATYDADVAAGGWSRGVGTPIHRFSNSTVGVVGYGAIGRAVGERAAALGADVLASDPFLSETDLADDPAELVPFEELLARSAFVTVHSPLTDGTRKLFDADAFARMRESASLVNVARGPIVDTAALRAALDDGEIAGAGLDVFPDEPPAADDPLRDHQRVITTPHVAWYSAEANEERRRTVTEIVRSVLVGDGPWNVVNGVE from the coding sequence ATGTCAGAACACACCGTCGTCGTCACCGACCACGATTTCGCCGATCTCTCGATCGAACGCGCGGGCCTCGACGATCTCGCCGACGTGGTGGAGCTCCCCGGCGGCGTGGGCGAAGCGCGCGACACCCACGACCGCCTCGCGACCGCCGACGCGGTCGTCACCCTTCGGTACGAGCTCGACGAGACAGCAGTCGCAGCGATGGAGGACTGTCGAGTCATCGCGCGATACGGTATCGGGGTCGACAGCGTCGCCGTCGAGGCGGCCGCCGATCGCGGCATCCCCGTGACGAACGTCCCCGATTACTGCCGGGAGGAGGTGGCGACCCACACGCTCGCGCTGATACTCGCGCTCGCCCGGCGGCTCGCGACCTACGATGCCGACGTCGCCGCTGGCGGCTGGTCCCGTGGCGTCGGGACGCCGATCCACCGCTTCTCGAACTCGACTGTGGGCGTCGTCGGCTACGGGGCGATCGGGCGGGCGGTCGGGGAGCGCGCCGCCGCCCTCGGCGCGGACGTGCTCGCGAGCGACCCCTTCCTTTCCGAGACGGACCTCGCTGACGATCCGGCGGAGCTCGTCCCGTTCGAGGAGCTGCTGGCGCGCTCCGCGTTCGTGACCGTCCACTCGCCGCTGACCGACGGCACCCGGAAGCTGTTCGACGCGGACGCGTTCGCCCGGATGCGGGAGTCGGCGTCGCTGGTCAACGTCGCGCGCGGCCCGATCGTCGACACCGCGGCGCTGCGTGCGGCGCTCGACGACGGCGAGATCGCCGGTGCGGGGCTCGACGTCTTCCCCGACGAACCGCCCGCGGCGGACGACCCGCTCCGAGATCACCAGCGGGTCATCACGACCCCGCACGTCGCGTGGTACTCCGCGGAGGCGAACGAGGAGCGCCGCCGGACGGTGACGGAGATCGTCCGGAGCGTCCTCGTCGGTGACGGTCCGTGGAACGTCGTCAACGGGGTCGAGTAA
- a CDS encoding mandelate racemase/muconate lactonizing enzyme family protein yields MNDRKPDYRIEQGGGVPWRDMGMVETHRPPERDVAITGVETMAIAGNFTWGIVKVETDAGVYGLGETFRAEAALDMADRMEVDLAGENPLDTNRLRELLEQRYTGTGRIGQAAFTAIETACYDIKGKLFGVPVYELLGGKYRDEITIYCDTHGGESLGEAGGRDPREVYTPESYARAAREVVDEGFEALKFDLDVPTHADYDEANRRMDNEAIEHKVRLVEAVRDEIGDDVDLGMDLHWNFTVETAIRLGKKLERFDLAWLEDPVPPEKTAAQRRVTRALDVPVLTGENLVTTAQFNTAAQEGTLDIAAPDVNKCGGLGEYVDIATVCDLYGVPVASHNISSPLGTVAGAHVSAAIPNFLCMEWHSRDVPWWNEMVERVDGSGPILDDGSIDLPEGPGLGVRLNRDVCEQHLVDGYDLIV; encoded by the coding sequence ATGAACGACCGAAAGCCGGACTATCGCATCGAGCAAGGTGGGGGTGTCCCCTGGCGGGACATGGGCATGGTCGAGACACACCGTCCGCCCGAGCGGGACGTGGCGATCACCGGCGTCGAGACGATGGCGATCGCGGGCAACTTCACGTGGGGCATCGTGAAGGTCGAAACCGACGCCGGCGTGTACGGGCTGGGCGAGACCTTCCGCGCGGAGGCCGCACTCGACATGGCCGATCGGATGGAGGTCGACCTCGCCGGGGAGAACCCGCTCGACACCAACCGGCTCCGCGAGCTCCTGGAACAGCGCTACACCGGCACCGGCCGCATCGGTCAGGCGGCGTTCACCGCGATCGAGACCGCCTGCTACGATATCAAGGGGAAACTGTTCGGCGTCCCGGTCTACGAGCTACTGGGCGGGAAGTACCGCGACGAGATCACGATCTACTGTGACACCCACGGCGGGGAGTCGCTCGGCGAGGCGGGCGGACGCGATCCCCGGGAGGTCTACACGCCGGAGTCGTACGCCCGGGCCGCCCGCGAGGTGGTCGACGAGGGGTTCGAGGCGCTCAAGTTCGACCTCGACGTGCCGACCCACGCCGACTACGACGAGGCCAACCGACGGATGGACAACGAGGCCATCGAGCACAAGGTCAGACTGGTCGAAGCCGTCCGCGACGAGATCGGAGACGACGTCGATCTCGGGATGGACCTCCACTGGAACTTCACCGTGGAAACCGCGATCCGACTCGGCAAGAAGCTCGAACGGTTCGATCTGGCGTGGCTCGAAGACCCCGTCCCGCCGGAGAAGACCGCGGCCCAGAGGCGCGTCACGCGGGCGCTCGACGTGCCGGTGTTGACCGGTGAGAACCTCGTCACGACCGCTCAGTTCAACACCGCCGCCCAGGAGGGAACGCTCGACATCGCCGCCCCCGACGTGAACAAGTGTGGCGGTCTGGGGGAGTACGTCGACATCGCCACCGTCTGCGATCTCTACGGCGTCCCGGTCGCCTCGCACAACATCTCCTCGCCGCTCGGGACCGTCGCCGGCGCACACGTCTCGGCGGCGATCCCGAACTTCCTCTGCATGGAGTGGCACTCGCGGGACGTGCCGTGGTGGAACGAGATGGTCGAGCGGGTCGACGGCTCCGGTCCGATCCTGGACGACGGGTCCATCGATCTGCCGGAGGGACCGGGGCTCGGCGTTCGGCTGAACCGCGACGTCTGCGAGCAACACCTCGTGGACGGCTACGACCTGATCGTCTGA
- a CDS encoding ABC transporter ATP-binding protein, with translation MGHLELQQLSKVFDPGEDAIVAVDELDLTVRDGEFLVLVGPSGCGKSTTLRCIAGLETVSSGSITLEGRDITHLKPKERGMAMVFQNYALYPHMSVRKNIGYGLSITSDLGDDDIDRRVDETATMLEIEDLLGKKPAELSGGQQQRVALGRAIIREPEVFLMDEPLSNLDAKLRTTMRTEIQQLQRDLGITTIYVTHDQTEAMTMGDRIAILDGGELQQVGPPLVCYHEPANRFVAGFIGSPSMNFFTVERSGHSLEHETFVYDLSASTADVDTMPNRLTFGIRPEHVRITDGSGKNVIQTEVEVVEPMGERTYLYVDIGGETYTVSTEGSLAVEAGEEISVDFPESRVHLFDAETGVAIKNSEPDESIERPPRA, from the coding sequence ATGGGTCACCTCGAACTGCAACAACTGAGCAAGGTGTTCGACCCCGGCGAAGACGCGATCGTCGCGGTCGACGAACTGGATCTGACCGTCCGAGACGGGGAGTTTCTGGTACTCGTCGGGCCGTCCGGCTGTGGGAAGTCCACCACACTCCGATGTATCGCCGGTCTCGAAACGGTGTCCTCCGGGAGCATCACTCTCGAGGGTCGGGATATCACCCATCTCAAGCCGAAGGAGCGCGGGATGGCGATGGTGTTTCAGAACTACGCGCTGTACCCGCACATGTCTGTGAGGAAGAACATCGGCTACGGACTGTCGATCACGAGCGATCTCGGGGACGACGACATCGATCGCCGGGTGGACGAGACCGCGACGATGCTGGAGATCGAGGACCTGCTCGGAAAGAAACCGGCGGAGCTCTCCGGCGGACAACAGCAGCGAGTCGCACTCGGGCGGGCGATCATCCGGGAACCCGAGGTGTTCTTGATGGACGAACCGCTTTCGAACCTCGACGCGAAGCTCCGAACGACGATGCGAACCGAGATCCAGCAGCTCCAACGGGATCTGGGCATCACGACGATCTACGTGACTCACGACCAGACCGAGGCGATGACGATGGGCGACCGGATCGCGATCCTCGACGGCGGGGAGCTACAGCAGGTCGGGCCGCCGCTGGTGTGTTACCACGAGCCGGCGAACCGATTCGTCGCCGGGTTCATCGGTTCTCCGTCGATGAACTTCTTCACGGTCGAACGCAGCGGGCACAGTCTGGAGCACGAGACGTTCGTGTACGACCTCTCGGCCTCGACCGCCGACGTCGACACCATGCCCAACCGGCTGACCTTCGGTATCCGCCCCGAACACGTTCGGATCACCGACGGGAGTGGGAAGAACGTGATCCAGACCGAGGTCGAGGTCGTCGAGCCGATGGGCGAACGGACGTATCTCTACGTCGATATCGGCGGCGAGACCTACACGGTGAGTACGGAGGGGAGTCTCGCCGTCGAAGCCGGCGAGGAGATCTCGGTCGACTTCCCGGAGAGCAGGGTCCACCTCTTCGACGCCGAGACCGGCGTTGCGATCAAGAACAGCGAACCCGACGAGTCGATCGAACGTCCGCCACGAGCCTGA
- a CDS encoding IclR family transcriptional regulator yields the protein MDERDASIPGGRRVKAVETTCRILTALRDLDGAGVTEISDHLGLAKATVHSHLATLADNELVVKHDETYDVSLRFVDFSEYAKSRVDIYEITKAEVERLADETEEVAQFMVEEHGKGVYLHKERGNNAIQTASYTGNRKALHCTALGKAILSQLSRERVDQIVDEKGLPRQTDSTITTRDELHAELDRIREQGVSFDDEEVLSGLRCVAAPVQHPTGDMPGAISISGPTTRFGKERFNEELPEIVRGAANVIELNATQISRSTG from the coding sequence ATGGACGAACGTGACGCGTCGATTCCCGGCGGACGGCGGGTGAAGGCCGTCGAGACGACCTGTCGAATCCTCACCGCGCTCCGTGACCTCGACGGCGCTGGTGTCACCGAGATCTCGGACCATCTGGGGCTGGCGAAAGCGACCGTGCACAGCCACCTCGCAACGCTCGCGGACAACGAGCTCGTGGTGAAACACGACGAGACGTACGACGTGAGTCTGCGGTTCGTCGACTTCAGCGAGTACGCGAAGAGTCGCGTCGACATCTACGAGATCACGAAAGCCGAAGTCGAGCGTCTGGCGGACGAAACCGAGGAGGTGGCGCAGTTCATGGTCGAAGAGCACGGCAAGGGAGTCTACCTCCACAAGGAGCGGGGGAACAACGCGATCCAGACGGCTTCGTACACCGGCAATCGGAAGGCGCTTCACTGCACAGCGCTCGGAAAGGCGATCCTCTCCCAGCTCTCTCGCGAACGTGTCGACCAGATCGTCGACGAGAAGGGGCTCCCGAGACAGACGGACAGCACCATCACGACCCGCGACGAATTGCACGCCGAACTCGATCGGATTCGCGAGCAGGGAGTTTCGTTCGACGACGAGGAGGTCCTCTCCGGTCTCCGGTGTGTCGCCGCACCGGTCCAGCACCCGACGGGTGACATGCCGGGCGCGATCAGTATCTCCGGCCCGACGACCCGCTTCGGGAAGGAGCGATTCAACGAGGAACTGCCGGAAATCGTCCGTGGAGCGGCCAACGTCATCGAACTGAACGCCACCCAGATCTCGAGAAGTACCGGCTGA
- a CDS encoding cyclase family protein gives MPIDLSHRIETGMTVYPGDPSVSVEPHATHARDEYRVDVARLGSHTGTHVDAPIHVIPGGRTLDTYALDRFAFEAEKVDCTDLGDRDPITRERVPDRELDLVVFWTGWSTHWGTDRYLDHPYLTPEAATACAERGYAVGTDTLSPDPTPTENATGSEPDGFRAHHAVLGAGDLVVENLRNLGALPERFELRAYPLALGGDGAPVRAVGIVE, from the coding sequence GTGCCGATCGATCTCAGCCATCGGATCGAAACCGGGATGACCGTCTATCCGGGCGATCCATCGGTCTCAGTCGAACCGCATGCGACCCACGCTCGGGACGAGTACCGAGTCGACGTCGCCAGATTGGGAAGTCACACCGGTACCCACGTCGACGCGCCGATCCACGTCATCCCTGGCGGACGGACTCTTGACACCTATGCACTGGACCGATTCGCCTTCGAGGCCGAGAAGGTGGACTGCACGGACTTGGGCGATCGGGATCCCATCACGCGGGAACGCGTCCCCGATCGCGAGCTGGATCTCGTCGTCTTCTGGACCGGCTGGAGCACCCACTGGGGGACCGATCGGTATCTCGACCATCCCTATCTGACGCCCGAAGCGGCCACGGCGTGTGCCGAGCGCGGCTATGCGGTCGGCACGGACACGCTGAGCCCGGATCCCACCCCGACCGAGAACGCCACCGGGAGCGAACCCGACGGGTTTCGAGCCCACCACGCCGTTCTCGGAGCCGGCGATCTCGTCGTCGAGAACCTCCGCAATCTCGGGGCGCTACCCGAACGCTTCGAACTCCGCGCGTACCCGCTGGCGCTCGGGGGCGATGGCGCTCCCGTTCGCGCGGTCGGCATCGTGGAGTGA
- a CDS encoding sodium:solute symporter family transporter: MVDQLGGFGLLAFWAVVMISISYFIYRRQGVNTTSEFITAGGRAQVGLATASFAVTWMWAGDVLGVPQYVGITGVAGIWMYAAPAVLSSLVVIPFALRMRKLFPQGLTYSEYFIKRFDKTAHLVVVFVVLYTMVLGGVIQLFVGGTVIGGLTGIDPNLVMAVLMGVIGVYILLGGLWGSMTTDFIQFISALVLTLVFVPLLVFEVGGPGVVYDQMVQNLGSDAPAFLSLANLDAIEGLFLPYALGLGVWGVVSLATWQRVFAVRRDKTSRFLTIGGIGVFTTIAMYGVIGLVGLATFTDAAPGSLTTEVLGLMPEWAVIAFLLVALMVLGSSVDSYLTAIASLTARDIYYRHLDTDASDDRQLRVARVASVGFAVVMFVATVLLLDSISFTQLLLVGGIGASALVGPFALSLFWRKMSSAGFVTGIVVSQLITAFLLAASYDVVVTGPDFMLWEIMAIGHLVSTGLGAAVSIASPDEFEFESIAQEGSSVATDGGSSDRDGDAA; the protein is encoded by the coding sequence ATGGTTGATCAGCTCGGCGGGTTCGGTCTCCTCGCTTTCTGGGCGGTCGTGATGATCTCGATCAGCTACTTCATCTATCGACGCCAGGGGGTGAACACCACCTCGGAGTTCATCACCGCCGGCGGCCGTGCACAGGTCGGACTCGCGACCGCCTCGTTCGCGGTCACGTGGATGTGGGCCGGCGACGTGCTCGGGGTGCCCCAGTACGTCGGCATCACTGGAGTCGCGGGTATCTGGATGTACGCTGCTCCCGCGGTGCTGTCCTCGCTCGTGGTGATCCCGTTCGCGCTCCGGATGCGCAAGCTCTTCCCGCAGGGGCTGACGTACTCGGAGTACTTCATCAAACGATTCGACAAGACCGCCCATCTCGTCGTCGTCTTCGTCGTTCTCTACACGATGGTTCTGGGCGGGGTGATTCAGCTGTTCGTCGGCGGCACCGTGATCGGCGGTCTCACCGGTATCGATCCGAACCTCGTGATGGCGGTGCTGATGGGCGTCATCGGCGTGTACATCCTTCTGGGCGGGCTCTGGGGATCGATGACGACGGACTTCATCCAGTTCATCAGCGCACTGGTTCTGACCCTGGTGTTCGTTCCGCTGTTGGTGTTCGAGGTCGGGGGCCCAGGGGTCGTCTACGATCAGATGGTACAGAACCTGGGGTCCGACGCACCCGCGTTCCTCTCGCTGGCGAACCTCGACGCGATCGAGGGGCTGTTCCTCCCCTACGCACTCGGACTGGGTGTGTGGGGCGTCGTCTCGCTGGCGACGTGGCAGCGTGTCTTCGCCGTCCGTCGCGACAAGACTTCCCGATTCCTGACCATCGGGGGGATCGGTGTCTTCACGACCATCGCGATGTACGGTGTCATCGGTCTCGTCGGGCTGGCGACGTTCACCGACGCCGCTCCGGGAAGCCTCACGACCGAAGTGCTCGGTCTCATGCCCGAGTGGGCGGTGATCGCGTTTCTGCTGGTCGCCCTCATGGTGTTGGGGTCGTCCGTCGACTCGTATCTGACCGCGATCGCCAGCCTGACCGCGCGGGACATCTACTATCGTCACCTCGACACGGACGCGTCGGACGACCGGCAGCTCCGCGTTGCCCGCGTCGCGTCGGTCGGTTTCGCGGTGGTGATGTTCGTGGCGACGGTGCTCCTGCTGGATTCGATCAGCTTCACTCAGCTGCTGCTCGTCGGCGGTATCGGTGCCTCCGCGCTCGTGGGGCCGTTCGCGCTGTCGCTGTTCTGGCGGAAGATGTCGAGTGCCGGCTTCGTCACCGGTATCGTCGTCTCACAGCTGATCACCGCGTTCCTGCTCGCAGCCAGCTACGACGTGGTCGTGACCGGTCCCGATTTCATGCTGTGGGAGATCATGGCGATCGGCCATCTCGTCTCGACCGGGCTCGGGGCTGCAGTGAGCATCGCTTCCCCCGACGAGTTCGAGTTCGAATCCATCGCCCAAGAGGGATCGTCGGTCGCGACCGACGGTGGTTCGTCCGATCGGGACGGTGACGCAGCATGA
- a CDS encoding NrpR regulatory domain-containing protein, translating to MGTEMDRRTYDLLRLIDEDEPIGSIRLVDLMQRRGYSIKDRTIRLLLSELDADGLTEKVAGKGRRLTEEGKAELLRGDVGSRLARVRERIATLTSQVTYDPTEDRGECIVGMGRIADSDADAAFDVLSRLHTSAIGPVLVDTEYDGEGVELVIPSSVTLDGVLLTRGINARLITAGLVEYDGRVTRYTDTISGEGSTMDVVSLLIDAGRTDVTSYLEAGTGVLIVDNREVPLTRFEETRTLSTATREQLGGVVDLRRPRESGPFPVGTPGWDFVSLTYGGAGEIALALLQEHDLLDEWRSLEGVRARTALDPVPTVAGQR from the coding sequence ATGGGGACAGAGATGGACCGTCGGACGTACGATCTGTTGCGTCTGATCGACGAAGACGAGCCGATCGGGAGCATCAGGCTCGTCGATCTGATGCAACGCCGCGGCTACTCCATCAAGGACCGGACGATCCGCCTGCTCCTCTCGGAACTCGATGCCGACGGACTCACCGAGAAAGTGGCTGGAAAGGGTCGCAGACTCACCGAGGAGGGGAAGGCGGAGCTGCTTCGTGGCGACGTGGGGAGTCGCCTGGCGCGCGTCCGTGAACGGATCGCGACGCTCACCAGCCAGGTGACCTACGACCCGACCGAGGACAGGGGCGAATGCATCGTGGGGATGGGACGGATAGCCGACTCGGACGCCGACGCCGCGTTCGACGTGCTCTCCCGGCTCCACACGTCCGCGATCGGACCGGTGCTGGTCGACACCGAGTACGATGGGGAGGGCGTGGAGCTGGTGATCCCATCGAGCGTCACCCTCGACGGCGTCCTCCTCACCCGTGGCATCAACGCCCGTCTCATCACCGCGGGACTCGTCGAGTACGACGGACGTGTCACCCGATATACGGACACGATCAGCGGGGAGGGCTCGACGATGGACGTCGTGAGTCTGCTGATAGACGCCGGAAGGACGGACGTGACCAGCTATCTCGAGGCCGGCACGGGGGTGCTGATCGTCGACAACCGCGAGGTCCCGCTGACTCGGTTCGAGGAGACACGAACCCTTTCGACGGCGACCCGTGAGCAGCTCGGCGGGGTCGTGGACCTCCGCCGACCACGCGAGTCGGGACCGTTTCCGGTCGGCACACCCGGATGGGATTTCGTGTCGCTCACCTACGGTGGGGCCGGCGAGATCGCGCTGGCGTTGTTGCAGGAGCACGACCTGCTCGACGAGTGGCGCTCGCTCGAGGGGGTTCGCGCGCGGACTGCACTCGATCCCGTGCCGACGGTCGCCGGACAGCGGTGA